DNA sequence from the Tachysurus fulvidraco isolate hzauxx_2018 chromosome 1, HZAU_PFXX_2.0, whole genome shotgun sequence genome:
CAGGTGTAGGTTCCACTGTCAGAGTCTTCAACATACCAGATTTCTAACATTTGCATTTTGTTGTCTATGAAATCTCTCTTATTTCCATTTGAATAGagtttattatctttattccaGCTGTAAGTCCACTGAGTGtctcctcctccctgtatgtCACATCTGAGAGTAACAGTCTCTCCAGTGAACACATGTGTATCAGGCTTTATGGACACCACAGCTTTAGGACTCCCtataaaacattctgttgttAATAAACCTTACATAAAGTCATTCCAAGTCTACACTACTAATATCATTTTTAGAGTGAGTAtgagttcatgtttttgttacttGTTGATACTGATATGTGTAACCTGCTTAATATTAAGTAATCAGGGGCATCatggagcattttatttagcactAGTTATATCTGttgttctcttttgttttcttccataTACTTGCCTGAAAATGACAtggattgttccaaatgatgcactttgaaagtaaaattaattatatctatttttactgaattatgtgttcataaaaatattttattacacctgtgtccacaaacaaatgcacccaaacacacacttacacaccacacaaacacagacaaacattggacattgcatttcattgggcctccattaaaaaaaaagctacacattagtaaatatttcacacttgtgatatgcctttgccCAGCAGAGGGCAACACCTGATCTACCAataagctacacacacacgcacacgcacacacacacacacacacacagtgtttagtcTGTAATATTTCATCAAATTATGTGCCTCTGATCATAAATATAGTGAAAATAGTTCATAATTTCTGCtttattactttactttattttttgtatataaatgaggtttattataccaaatattacaaaaatgtgtgcaaaatatatgttaatatgttggaaacatttTACGGCTCATTTGTTATAAGCAGTGAAATCAGACCAGGTCAGTTTGACTCGGTGCTCCTAAATTGCACAGAAAAGCAGGGAAGATTACAGGAGGGTTAAACttgtgctgttttatatttaatatgttaagaAATTTAAGCAGCATAAAACTATTTGTGTACAAAATTGTTTATTCAAATCTGATTTTGTAGCCTCCTTTGGTTAGATCTAAAAAACTACAtggtgacgtgacatacggctaagtacggtgacccataatcagaatttgttctctgcatttaacccatccaaagtgcacacacacagcagtgaacacacacacaccgtgaacacacacccagagcagtgggcagccatttatgctgcggcgcccagggagcagttggggggttcggtgccttgctcaagggcacctcagtcgtggcctgcccgagactcgaacccacaacctttgggttacgagtcagactctctaaccattaggccacgacttcccaaggccacgacttcccaaatGATTAGTAAATAAACAGGGAACAAATTAACTAATTATACACAACCTTCttagcactaaaacaaattaaataaggagacaatataaagaaaaactatatataactcACCTTGAGCCTGTACCACTGGTATGAGTGAAATCAGCACTAAAaagggaacagaaacagaacatgacATAAATATGGAAAATGTCCAATCTATTAATGAACACAGCACATTTttgacacacaaaacacacaagattAAATCTCACTCAGGAAACTTAATTCTTACCATCCtgtaagaaatacattttaacctcttaaataataaatagacatgATCCAggtaaatgtcactattctgCTCATGAAGTAATATTCTTgaaaagaaagcgagagaaagtgacagagagagagagagagagagagagagagagagagagagatcatcatAGTGTAGCAATTCAGAAGATCCATACAAAAAACTAActgtttacatttccagcatttagcagatgtacttatatccagagcgacttacattttatctcattttaaactactgagcaattgagggttaagggccttgctcaggggcccagaagtggcagcctgCAGGACGTGGAAATCAAACACTACTGCTTGGTAGTGTAGCCCCAGTGTCATAACTAGTGTagtgaaaatattaaatatcatgagtgtttttatacaacagttatgtgtttgtatataatgttatgtgattttactgtattctgtgtgtcagactaggGAGAAAGGACAAGAAGCCCTTGTTCCAAATGTTAACATTGTATGTGCTAGAAGGATGGGAACTTTAGGggagtttgtgtgcatgtgatagATAAGTACTGATACTGGAATGCGGCCTTGTTGAGGTGATAATTCAAAGGCATACAACTTCAGTAACCACGGAGgatgcatgaaaacacacacacacacacacacacacacacacacacacacacacacacacacacacacacacacagggtacaaaatGGAGAGCTGAAACACTAGAATTTGCCTCTTCACTGTAGACGTTGCACTGTAAGGACGAtgccttttgctgcagcaaaataatattctgtctttacttctttgcttttaccaccacctctgagtctgagtgtgtttcaTACATCTAGATCAAAACTGTGATCACACTAGCCACAATGTAATTTATCCTTTAGCTAAGCATTTTGGAAGGCATTTGTATACAGAACAAAAGTCTCCAGTGCCGAGTCTCCAAACTCGCTGCTTAGTCTCCAGATCTTTAAGGGTGTTGCAACACCCTGCTCTGGGAGAATGAGTTAAAACTGTATGCTGATCAACTCCTAGAAAGATGTCCTTAACTGATGCATTCATGAAGGATTACAGAAGTAATCACCTCCAGTGACAGTCCAGAAGTTCTTGTAGAGTCCAGTGGGAAGACTATCTGTTCCTGTTGTTTGACCTGGATTGAAGGCACCATGACAACAGCAGTCACATCATCAGTGACGTGTTCCATGTCCAAAGAGTCCCTCTTCTCCAAGTTTAGAACAGGAGGCCCTGTAGAAGATTCACTTCACACCGTTCCTCTGAGTGTAGAGTAGATGTCCATATAAATGTATATCTAGAGGTacaaataatactgtatatccatTTTTCTCCCTCAGTTTGTGCATCTAAATTTCTCGTGTATCTTTATGCTCCATCCATGTCTCATTTGCCAACATATAATCAGCTCTGAAGACAGAAGTAGGTGTAGGAACAACAGCTCTATTTGGAAACCTGTTGCTCA
Encoded proteins:
- the LOC125138523 gene encoding fibroblast growth factor receptor-like 1; this encodes MGLGPLPVMLLLISLIPVVQAQGSPKAVVSIKPDTHVFTGETVTLRCDIQGGGDTQWTYSWNKDNKLYSNGNKRDFIDNKMQMLEIWYVEDSDSGTYTCRGHGGYNQSSVISDDVTLTASGESVCFYFLFNIFTLFLGFRF